A part of Loxodonta africana isolate mLoxAfr1 chromosome 11, mLoxAfr1.hap2, whole genome shotgun sequence genomic DNA contains:
- the PRELID3A gene encoding PRELI domain containing protein 3A isoform X3: MKIWSSEHVFGHPWDTVIKAAMRKYPNPMNPCVVGVDVLERTVDCRGRLHSHRLLSTEWGLPMLVKAILGTSRTLTYIKEHSVVDPVEKKMELCSTNITLTNLVSVDERLVYTPHPENPGMTVLTQEAIITVKGISLGSYLESLMANTISSNAKKGWAAIEWIIQTSEGAVS, translated from the exons ccacccctgggACACGGTCATCAAGGCTGCCATGAGGAAGTATCCAAATCCGATGAATCCTTGCGTTGTGGGAGTGGATGTCTTGGAGCGGACTGTGGACTGCCGTGGCCGGCTTCACAGCCACCGCCTGCTGAGTACTGAGTGGGGGCTGCCCATGCTGGTGAAAGCG atTTTGGGAACCAGTAGGACTTTGACATACATCAAAGAACATTCTGTTGTGGATCCAGTGGAAAAGAAAATGGAACTTTGTTCCACCAAT ATCACACTCACAAATTTGGTGTCAGTTGATGAGAGGCTGGTGTACACTCCCCATCCTGAGAACCCTGGAAT GACTGTGCTCACCCAAGAAGCCATCATCACGGTGAAGGGCATTAGCCTAGGCAGCTATTTAGAAAGTTTAATGGCCAACACAATATCGTCCAATGCGAAGAAG GGGTGGGCTGCAATTGAGTGGATAATTCAAACTTCTGAAGGCGCTGTAAGCTAA